The DNA window AACGGGAGGAACAAGGCAGGATGGAAACCAGGCGTCAGACCCCATGCTGCTGATGTCCAGCAAACCTCTGCATCGCTTCGTCCAGAGAGAGCCCAGGAGTCTCGGGGTAACACGTGATACACAACAGGGCCACAGACATTCTGTGAAGATGGATGTTTACTCATGTTTGCTTAGTTTCACTTCAATCATTCCATCCCTCTCGTTCCCAGATTGTCATTCTCATCTTTGGCTGTGCAGAGGTTCTGATGGGATTTGTGTTGGCCGGTCAAAGGGAGTTTGCTTCTCATAGAATCTACATCACTTTCTGGCAGGGAGCTCTGGTACATAACATTTGACAAAATGTCAATCTATAGTATCTTTAAAGCCCAAAGACATAGTTTCAAAATTCACAGGTGTAACATTTTGCTGttgattctctctctttccctttttacttttttttagttAGATATTGAGATTAATATCAGCCTTACATCCAACTTGGCAAAAAAAGCTTTATCTTAGACAAATagtttaaaatgcatttcattttgcacTTCAAATTCTACTCCAGTACAGAGGAGCTGTGATGACTTCcacagtcatgtgaccagggCCTGAAAGGCCATGAGCAATCATCAATGCACTTTGGGTGGACAACAAATGAAAATTAATGGGAttatccttttttgtgtttgtttgaagtttCTTGTCTGTGGAAACCTGTCCATCTACAGTGAGAGACGTCCATCCAAGAAGATGGTAGATATTGTTTTACTTACTAGTTGTAAGCTTTTACTTTATCACTCTTTTTTACTTAACAACTCACCCTTATCATGTCTCTCGCAGGTCACTGTATGTTTGGCCATGTATGTGGTTTCTCTTTTGGGACTCGTGGTCTCCATTATCTACCGGATTCAACTCTTATGCAAATTATTCATGATGAAGAACTATTGGGGAGTTGACGAAATGGTGAGTCGTAGCAAATATGTTTTATGCTGAATGGACACATTCCAGCAGACAGGGATAACTTTCTGTTCTGCTTTGCTCTGGTTCTAGGACGAGTTGATTGGAGTTGAATGCGTATTGCtcacttcctctgtgtgtgtggctgtgctcCTCATCATCTTGAGCACCGTTGCACGATTAGCTGTGAAATCCACATCCATGCAGGTAAAAATATTCTAATTGGTACTTCATCTTAAACTTACCTTTTCCACTGACAATGAACTACAATAACAATgaatcaaacaaacaacataacaAAGATTACTCAAAGAAGTcagttccaccaaatcagaattAAAATCAAGTGTCATTATGAATGTCCTATCCAGTTAATTGCGCCAGAAAGGAACCAAATGGGAGCTTAATAACATTGACATTCGATGTATAATATTATTTACCAGCTGTGTGTCCTTCATCATTTCACTGCCTTCTGCTTGTCCTCTTACTTAACAACTGCCACCTCTGTCTCTTC is part of the Pungitius pungitius chromosome 2, fPunPun2.1, whole genome shotgun sequence genome and encodes:
- the LOC119211634 gene encoding uncharacterized protein LOC119211634, producing MEHFLNNTAAFFEALFYSFSFLPLLQLFLVERIHLVCSTVFIFFFPQPNSVAMVESESTTGGTRQDGNQASDPMLLMSSKPLHRFVQREPRSLGIVILIFGCAEVLMGFVLAGQREFASHRIYITFWQGALFLVCGNLSIYSERRPSKKMVTVCLAMYVVSLLGLVVSIIYRIQLLCKLFMMKNYWGVDEMDELIGVECVLLTSSVCVAVLLIILSTVARLAVKSTSMQVIVQHIAPPLSNTSPN